The Chitinophagales bacterium genome has a window encoding:
- a CDS encoding TlpA family protein disulfide reductase, which translates to MKKLLVLALSVCVSTAVMAQNTDLPDTQIKDVTTNKKVAFNSTFESGKVTLVNFWATWCVPCKKEIKIVRKNLDEWKKEVDFNYMTVSVDEARAESLVRSYAKSQGWDFPYYIDPNSDLMRSLNFRTVPFTIIVDGKGKVVYTHQGYSQGGENELFAKIKEFSKK; encoded by the coding sequence ATGAAAAAGCTTTTGGTATTAGCACTCTCAGTTTGTGTATCCACCGCTGTAATGGCCCAAAACACAGACCTTCCGGATACCCAGATCAAGGATGTAACTACGAATAAGAAAGTAGCATTCAATAGTACTTTCGAAAGTGGTAAAGTGACTTTGGTTAATTTCTGGGCAACATGGTGTGTGCCATGTAAAAAAGAGATCAAGATAGTTCGCAAGAACCTGGACGAGTGGAAAAAAGAAGTGGATTTCAACTATATGACTGTTTCGGTAGACGAAGCTCGTGCAGAAAGCCTGGTAAGGAGTTACGCTAAATCACAGGGTTGGGATTTTCCGTATTATATTGATCCGAATTCTGACCTTATGCGCTCACTTAATTTCCGTACCGTACCATTTACAATTATCGTAGATGGAAAAGGTAAGGTAGTGTATACGCATCAGGGATATTCACAAGGTGGTGAAAATGAATTATTTGCCAAGATCAAAGAGTTCAGCAAGAAGTAA
- a CDS encoding bifunctional hydroxymethylpyrimidine kinase/phosphomethylpyrimidine kinase, whose protein sequence is MSLMVVGSMAFDALETPFGKVDRIIGGSATYASWAASNFTNDIRQVSIIGGDFPKEEIDKLEHRGVDFEGVEVVADGKSFFWSGRYHMDMNTRDTLVTELNVLEHFNPQIPEKSTESEFLFLGNLVPAVQASVINQMRKRPKLIVMDTMNFWMDVALDDLKKTMAMVDVIMVNDSEARQLSGEYSLVKAAQKIQQMGPKYVIIKKGEHGALLFHDTHVFFAPALPLEEVFDPTGAGDTFAGGFMGHIARTKDVSFENMKTAIIVGSAMASFCVEKFGPLRLQEITNEDIEERIQEFVELVNFEIEVR, encoded by the coding sequence ATGTCTTTAATGGTAGTAGGCTCAATGGCCTTTGACGCTTTGGAAACCCCGTTCGGAAAAGTAGACCGTATCATAGGCGGTTCTGCCACGTATGCTTCATGGGCTGCGTCAAACTTCACTAATGATATCCGCCAGGTATCTATTATCGGAGGTGATTTCCCTAAAGAAGAAATAGACAAGCTGGAACACCGTGGCGTGGATTTTGAAGGTGTAGAAGTAGTTGCAGATGGCAAAAGCTTCTTCTGGAGCGGCCGCTACCATATGGATATGAACACGCGCGACACCTTGGTAACAGAACTGAACGTGCTGGAACATTTCAACCCGCAAATACCGGAAAAATCGACGGAAAGCGAATTCCTGTTTTTGGGCAACCTGGTACCTGCCGTACAGGCAAGCGTTATCAACCAGATGAGAAAACGCCCGAAGCTGATAGTAATGGACACTATGAACTTCTGGATGGATGTAGCACTGGATGATCTGAAAAAGACTATGGCGATGGTAGATGTTATCATGGTGAATGATAGCGAGGCACGCCAGCTGAGTGGTGAATATTCATTAGTAAAAGCAGCGCAGAAGATACAGCAAATGGGCCCTAAGTATGTTATCATCAAAAAGGGTGAGCATGGCGCATTACTGTTTCACGATACGCATGTGTTCTTTGCACCTGCATTGCCTCTTGAAGAAGTGTTTGACCCCACAGGAGCGGGTGATACATTCGCAGGTGGTTTTATGGGACATATAGCACGTACTAAAGACGTGTCTTTCGAGAATATGAAGACAGCAATCATTGTAGGCTCAGCTATGGCATCGTTCTGCGTAGAGAAGTTCGGACCACTGCGCCTGCAGGAGATCACGAACGAGGATATTGAAGAGCGCATACAAGAATTTGTAGAGCTGGTGAATTTTGAAATAGAAGTACGCTAA
- a CDS encoding nucleotidyltransferase family protein yields MKAMLFAAGLGTRLKPFTDKHPKALAEVNGKPLLEHSIRYLQKYGIYDVVVNVHHFADQIEKVLADNNGFGSNYVISDERDEVLETGGGLKMAAHHFKFEEAFVVMNVDVLTNLQLDKLIETHRSSHAVATLAVMQRDSSRHLLFDDKMQLCGWQNNKTGEAKIVHADRAVLPYAFSGIQVLSPKIFDMPFEGKFSIIDVYLHFAATHTIKGFDHTGDVFLDVGKPDALQKASELFE; encoded by the coding sequence ATGAAAGCCATGCTTTTTGCTGCCGGGCTCGGCACGCGCTTAAAACCATTTACGGACAAACACCCCAAGGCTCTAGCCGAGGTGAATGGGAAACCCCTGCTGGAACATAGCATACGCTATTTGCAGAAGTATGGCATCTACGATGTTGTCGTAAATGTGCACCATTTTGCCGACCAGATAGAAAAAGTGCTGGCTGATAACAACGGCTTTGGCAGCAACTACGTAATATCAGACGAGCGTGATGAAGTGCTGGAAACCGGTGGTGGACTAAAAATGGCTGCACATCACTTCAAATTTGAAGAAGCATTTGTAGTGATGAACGTAGATGTACTCACCAACCTGCAATTAGATAAACTGATTGAAACACATCGCTCATCACATGCAGTAGCTACATTGGCCGTTATGCAGCGAGACTCGTCACGCCATTTGTTGTTTGACGATAAGATGCAGCTTTGCGGCTGGCAGAACAACAAGACAGGCGAAGCCAAAATAGTACACGCTGACAGGGCGGTATTGCCCTATGCATTTTCCGGTATACAGGTGCTGTCACCCAAAATATTTGATATGCCTTTCGAAGGCAAGTTCTCTATTATAGACGTGTACCTGCATTTTGCCGCTACTCATACCATAAAAGGCTTTGACCATACCGGTGATGTCTTCCTTGATGTGGGCAAGCCAGACGCCCTGCAAAAAGCATCTGAACTGTTTGAGTAA
- a CDS encoding M3 family oligoendopeptidase has translation MSFTFEPIEKIKRSFLPEGYTLTDWPSLEPYLEDLKNRPLDSKEALEKWMSDVSEIEAVVGEDAAWRQIKMTLDTTDKAVEEAFTYFCMEIEPKMKPYFFELNKKLLACPFVSELDKDTYFPYLRSVKNAVELYREENVPLEAEMSVLAQQYGVISGKMTIEHDGKEYTLQQAAKFLQKPDRELREAIFRKVAERRMQDIDQLNELFNKLLALRQKVAENAGFKNYRDYKFKALGRFDYTPEDCFAFHDAVREHILPLNKMLSEHRRKRLGLDKMRPWDGSAEPVGTEPLQPFETGAELSDKSTQVFNKLRPYFSSCLHTMTDMKRLDLESRKGKAPGGYNCPLPETGVPFIFMNAAGTIGDLITMMHEGGHAVHSFLAHPLPLSSLKEYPMEIAELASMSMELFSMEHWDVFFKDADELKRAQLEELERVISVLPWIATIDKFQHWLYTHPGHTNEERTAEWVKILDEFSNHLTDWSGFEDYRAVMWQKQLHLYEVPFYYIEYGIAQLGAIAMWRQYRNNKEQAMDNYMKALSLGYTKTLPQLYEVAGIQFNFSPAYVSELGAFVKERLNEMGVG, from the coding sequence ATGAGTTTTACATTCGAACCGATAGAAAAGATAAAAAGGAGTTTTTTACCTGAAGGTTATACCCTGACCGACTGGCCGTCGCTGGAGCCTTACCTGGAAGACCTGAAGAACAGGCCACTGGACAGCAAAGAGGCGCTGGAAAAATGGATGAGCGATGTGAGCGAGATAGAGGCGGTAGTAGGTGAAGACGCTGCATGGCGCCAGATAAAAATGACGCTGGACACTACGGATAAAGCGGTAGAAGAGGCTTTCACCTATTTCTGCATGGAGATAGAGCCTAAGATGAAGCCCTATTTCTTTGAGCTGAATAAAAAATTACTGGCCTGCCCGTTTGTCAGCGAATTGGATAAGGACACATATTTCCCTTACCTGCGCAGCGTGAAGAACGCCGTAGAACTGTACCGCGAAGAGAATGTGCCATTGGAAGCCGAAATGAGCGTTCTGGCGCAACAGTATGGTGTGATATCGGGCAAAATGACGATAGAGCACGATGGTAAGGAATACACCCTGCAACAGGCAGCCAAGTTCCTGCAAAAGCCCGACAGGGAGTTGAGGGAAGCGATATTCCGCAAAGTGGCGGAGCGCCGTATGCAGGATATCGATCAGCTGAATGAACTGTTCAACAAGCTGCTGGCACTGAGGCAAAAAGTAGCGGAGAATGCAGGCTTTAAAAATTACAGGGATTACAAGTTCAAAGCACTGGGTCGTTTTGATTATACGCCGGAAGATTGCTTCGCTTTTCATGATGCGGTACGCGAGCATATACTGCCGTTGAACAAAATGCTGAGCGAACACCGCCGCAAGCGCTTGGGCCTGGATAAAATGCGCCCCTGGGATGGCAGTGCTGAGCCGGTAGGCACTGAGCCACTGCAACCATTTGAAACAGGCGCTGAGCTTTCTGATAAGTCGACACAGGTATTCAATAAACTGCGCCCGTACTTCAGCAGTTGCCTGCATACGATGACGGATATGAAACGCCTGGACCTGGAAAGCCGCAAGGGCAAAGCGCCGGGTGGCTATAACTGCCCGTTGCCCGAAACCGGGGTACCGTTCATATTCATGAACGCTGCTGGTACCATCGGCGACCTGATAACGATGATGCACGAAGGCGGCCATGCGGTACATTCATTCCTGGCACACCCGCTGCCATTGTCGTCGCTGAAAGAATACCCGATGGAGATAGCCGAGCTGGCCAGCATGAGTATGGAGTTGTTCAGCATGGAACATTGGGATGTGTTCTTTAAAGACGCTGACGAACTGAAACGCGCGCAACTGGAAGAGCTGGAGCGCGTAATAAGCGTACTGCCATGGATAGCTACAATAGATAAATTCCAGCACTGGCTGTACACCCACCCGGGGCATACCAACGAAGAACGCACTGCAGAGTGGGTGAAGATACTGGACGAATTCAGCAACCACCTGACAGACTGGAGCGGTTTTGAAGACTACCGCGCCGTGATGTGGCAGAAACAATTGCACCTGTACGAAGTACCTTTCTATTATATAGAGTACGGCATTGCGCAACTGGGTGCGATAGCTATGTGGCGCCAGTACCGCAACAACAAGGAGCAGGCGATGGATAACTATATGAAGGCACTGAGCCTGGGTTATACCAAAACGCTGCCGCAGTTGTATGAGGTAGCAGGCATACAGTTCAACTTCTCACCGGCTTATGTTTCTGAGTTAGGCGCATTTGTAAAAGAACGCCTGAACGAGATGGGAGTAGGCTAA
- a CDS encoding T9SS type A sorting domain-containing protein, with the protein MKTISITLLGILFSWYAHAQLWRVGAVVTTQRDASLKITYQDSTCYYYDSSGRGSNKMADTILFTTSDRYSLQQGSMVKFGDVWAQKFDQQDRITSLVTLNNSSADTVSEDFYIYSPGGSRLLYSKEYTKYAGPNQPIYWAWDSYSYTFNTQGKLERLIYRQQWPSYPTLTTYTTIYTYDSSGFLINDSTSYHSLPSQGKYTRSEYENDLNGDSVITRHYTWDEVDTVYRLSLAKAYTYDTARRVIVDSNIYGATNGAVHWYTYHPNGDLYRDSFFTTISLGVSTYEYNTHDKIAKITTEEVYNSYKNTITKVYYYQHYWPKSVAGLDQLQADITLYPIPASGTLHLKGQFKEPGQLRMSITDITGRSLKQYTLHTGAELNVQLHIEDLAPGNYVMNFEQSGHTVSKKFVVQ; encoded by the coding sequence ATGAAAACCATATCGATAACTCTATTAGGTATATTATTCTCGTGGTATGCCCATGCACAATTGTGGCGGGTAGGGGCTGTAGTTACTACTCAACGAGATGCATCACTCAAAATAACCTACCAGGATTCTACCTGCTATTATTACGACTCTTCAGGACGTGGCAGTAACAAAATGGCGGATACTATTTTGTTCACTACATCGGACAGGTATTCTTTGCAACAGGGCAGCATGGTAAAGTTTGGCGACGTATGGGCACAGAAATTCGATCAGCAGGACAGGATAACGAGCCTGGTCACGTTGAATAATTCTTCCGCCGATACTGTGTCAGAAGATTTTTACATATACAGCCCTGGTGGCAGTCGCTTATTGTATTCAAAAGAATACACAAAATATGCAGGGCCTAATCAGCCAATATATTGGGCATGGGATAGTTATAGCTATACCTTCAATACGCAGGGGAAACTTGAGCGATTGATCTACAGACAACAGTGGCCTTCGTACCCGACGTTGACCACATATACTACTATATACACTTACGATTCATCGGGTTTCCTTATCAACGACAGCACTTCTTATCATAGTTTGCCCAGCCAGGGAAAATATACCCGGTCTGAATATGAGAACGACCTAAATGGTGACAGTGTTATAACGCGACATTATACATGGGATGAAGTAGATACCGTATACAGGCTCTCGCTTGCAAAAGCTTATACTTACGACACCGCCCGCAGAGTAATAGTGGATAGTAATATATACGGGGCTACTAATGGTGCTGTTCACTGGTACACCTACCATCCAAACGGAGACCTGTATCGGGACAGCTTCTTCACCACTATATCGTTGGGTGTGTCTACCTATGAATATAATACCCACGATAAAATTGCAAAGATCACTACGGAGGAAGTGTATAACTCGTATAAGAACACGATAACAAAGGTGTACTATTACCAGCACTACTGGCCTAAGAGCGTTGCGGGTTTAGATCAGTTGCAGGCTGATATTACGTTATATCCCATACCCGCATCAGGAACGTTGCATCTAAAAGGGCAGTTCAAAGAACCAGGGCAGTTGCGCATGAGTATTACAGATATCACCGGGAGGAGTTTAAAACAGTATACTTTACATACCGGAGCTGAGTTGAATGTTCAATTGCATATAGAAGATCTGGCTCCGGGTAATTATGTAATGAACTTTGAACAATCCGGGCACACTGTAAGTAAAAAGTTTGTTGTGCAGTAA
- a CDS encoding permease: MKDLISKWGEAAYTSVGFFWMALWAFILGYLISSIIQVFVTEARMQKAMGRSGKKDILLGTFFGFISSSCSFSALATTRSIFQKGASFISSIAFLLASTNLVIELGIIISIFMGWQFLVGEYVGGILLILFSYILVRIIKPDKLVAAARNKLDDNTQDDELPAKQKLFSAESWAKVAKQFNMEWQMVWKDVTIGFTIAGIIAAFVPDEFFRTLFINSGKTGGDYSFFTLLEHVLVGPVAAFFTFIGSMGNIPLAALLYGKGVSFAGVMAFIFSDLVVLPVLRINAKYYGWKMSLFILFLLFVSLVISSLLLHYGLDIFHLLPHSGAVTIMQKEYFQLNYTFFLNIAFAVVVLALVFLPGHKGEQHKVNHMHHHNKSSTTDTILKWLAITCMVWLITGMVLKYTI; encoded by the coding sequence ATGAAAGATCTAATCAGCAAATGGGGAGAAGCTGCCTACACATCTGTCGGCTTTTTCTGGATGGCATTATGGGCGTTCATACTCGGGTATCTCATAAGTAGTATCATACAGGTGTTCGTTACCGAAGCACGCATGCAAAAGGCTATGGGACGGTCCGGCAAAAAAGATATACTACTGGGCACTTTTTTCGGGTTCATCAGCAGTTCGTGCAGTTTTTCAGCACTGGCCACTACTCGCTCCATCTTTCAAAAAGGTGCCAGTTTTATTTCATCCATAGCATTCCTGCTGGCCTCTACCAACCTGGTCATCGAGTTGGGTATCATCATTTCCATATTCATGGGCTGGCAGTTCCTGGTGGGCGAATATGTGGGTGGCATCCTGTTGATACTGTTCAGCTATATACTGGTGCGCATCATAAAGCCGGACAAACTGGTAGCAGCCGCACGAAATAAGCTGGATGATAACACACAGGATGATGAGCTACCTGCAAAACAAAAGTTATTCTCCGCCGAAAGCTGGGCTAAGGTGGCAAAACAATTCAACATGGAGTGGCAGATGGTATGGAAAGACGTGACCATAGGGTTTACCATTGCGGGTATCATTGCCGCCTTTGTACCCGATGAGTTTTTCCGCACCTTGTTCATCAACTCAGGAAAGACCGGCGGCGACTATTCATTTTTTACACTGCTGGAACATGTGCTGGTAGGGCCTGTTGCTGCATTTTTCACATTTATAGGGTCAATGGGAAACATTCCCCTCGCGGCACTGCTGTATGGCAAGGGGGTGAGCTTTGCAGGGGTGATGGCATTTATCTTCAGCGACCTGGTAGTACTGCCTGTATTAAGGATCAACGCAAAATATTATGGGTGGAAGATGTCGTTGTTCATCCTGTTCCTGTTGTTCGTATCACTGGTCATCTCATCCTTATTGCTGCACTACGGGCTGGATATATTTCACCTGCTGCCGCATAGCGGCGCTGTCACTATTATGCAGAAAGAATATTTTCAACTCAATTACACCTTCTTCCTCAATATCGCCTTTGCAGTAGTGGTGCTGGCACTGGTATTTTTGCCCGGACATAAAGGAGAACAACACAAGGTGAACCATATGCATCACCACAACAAAAGCAGCACTACCGATACCATACTGAAATGGTTGGCAATAACATGTATGGTTTGGTTGATAACAGGTATGGTGTTGAAGTATACAATATAA
- a CDS encoding DUF4386 domain-containing protein, with product MTTSINTIANPVKYARTAGWLYLLIAIAGMYSIGYVPAQIVVTGDAQATVANIISKQGLYLSGITGDIMVMIMEVMLTAMLYQMFRNVNRTISLIAAYARIAMTIVMGINLFNYLLPLMILKGAGYTDTFTQEQLNATCMFLVEAHQYGIYIWPLFFALHLVMLGWLVIKCGYYPKWLGLLMLTGSPGYAGHSMMNITGLDSIAVVVNILLAVSVVGELGFTFWLLLKGVNTKRLAGYGF from the coding sequence ATGACTACTTCAATTAACACAATAGCCAACCCTGTAAAGTATGCCAGGACAGCAGGTTGGCTTTATTTACTTATTGCCATAGCCGGCATGTACAGCATTGGGTATGTACCTGCACAGATAGTAGTGACCGGTGATGCACAGGCTACTGTCGCCAATATCATCTCGAAACAGGGCTTGTACCTTTCCGGTATCACGGGTGATATTATGGTCATGATTATGGAGGTGATGCTTACGGCTATGCTGTACCAAATGTTCAGGAATGTGAACCGCACCATTTCACTCATAGCTGCCTATGCACGTATAGCGATGACCATCGTCATGGGTATCAACCTGTTCAACTACCTGTTACCGTTGATGATACTCAAGGGGGCAGGCTATACCGACACATTCACACAAGAGCAGTTGAATGCCACCTGTATGTTCCTGGTCGAGGCTCACCAATACGGCATTTATATATGGCCGTTGTTTTTTGCACTTCATTTAGTGATGCTGGGTTGGCTGGTGATAAAGTGTGGTTACTATCCTAAATGGTTGGGGTTGCTGATGCTTACGGGCAGCCCGGGTTATGCAGGACATAGCATGATGAATATTACCGGCCTGGATAGTATCGCAGTGGTAGTGAATATCCTGCTGGCAGTATCAGTAGTTGGTGAATTAGGTTTCACCTTCTGGTTGCTGCTAAAGGGTGTGAATACAAAAAGACTTGCGGGTTATGGCTTTTAA
- a CDS encoding tetratricopeptide repeat protein, whose translation MRLFKQLVFLAIILTEIGSANLVHAQSKNEQFIDSLKKEIGTAPNDSNKVKMIDNLILSLPCDERLAYARQALAISEQTHWQKGAYISLQLLGIVNWVCLSNYTESIMYYERLEKSAQKNSDVQWLKRAYSGLAHIYKDLGQYSKVISLYHKIIELGLTNDELLGNLSNLGQVYNELGDYQKAVLAYEQALTLLNDTILADKNIPDAFMLTKAGLQITLADVYIAMQDYDKALANYNRALATNKKLNISTIQCMAGIGIGKCYVLKNEADKGIPYLEEALEDAKRLGGEEDVLNSMANAYYKTGNTGQALKYCRQAISVATQKNTRPALAHAYIIMGKIYNSTHDPATAVQYLQQAVSITRETGAREEEKEAWEQLSIAWTAMHHTDRAFDAYKQFIALKDSLYSANKAKEMTRLMMQGDFDRQRAADSVQQAASKVRAAQKLRRQRNYTYTGIAAVLVLLGFSFVIMKERKKSDKLLLNILPVHVADELKSKGDVQAKRFDNVTILFTDFVSFTTVSERLSPEELVAELHACFKVFDDITQRHGIEKIKTVGDAYLAAAGLPSPDAQHAEHTVQAAIEIRDFMAQRKKEMGDRTFGIRIGINTGTVVAGIVGVRKFAYDIWGDSVNTAARMEQNSEPGKINIAEATYQLVKDKFDCSFRGEHSAKNKGLLKMYFVLGAKA comes from the coding sequence ATGCGATTATTTAAACAACTGGTATTTCTTGCAATTATCTTAACTGAGATAGGGTCAGCCAACCTTGTGCATGCACAAAGCAAGAATGAACAGTTCATCGATTCGTTAAAAAAAGAGATCGGTACTGCCCCGAACGACAGTAATAAGGTGAAAATGATCGACAATCTTATACTTTCATTGCCTTGTGACGAACGATTGGCATATGCCCGGCAGGCCCTGGCCATCTCAGAACAAACTCACTGGCAAAAAGGTGCTTATATCTCTCTGCAACTGTTAGGTATAGTCAACTGGGTATGCCTGAGCAACTATACAGAATCAATTATGTATTACGAAAGGCTGGAGAAGTCGGCACAAAAAAATAGTGATGTACAATGGCTGAAAAGAGCCTATTCAGGCCTGGCCCATATATATAAAGACCTCGGGCAATACAGCAAAGTGATTTCGCTCTATCATAAGATCATAGAACTCGGGCTGACCAATGATGAGCTGTTGGGCAACCTGAGCAACCTGGGCCAGGTGTACAACGAGTTGGGTGATTATCAAAAAGCAGTACTGGCATATGAACAGGCGCTCACTTTACTGAATGACACCATCCTGGCAGACAAGAATATACCCGATGCTTTCATGTTAACAAAGGCAGGTTTACAGATAACTCTGGCCGATGTGTACATTGCCATGCAGGACTACGATAAAGCGCTTGCCAACTACAACCGGGCACTGGCTACCAACAAAAAACTGAACATTTCTACCATACAGTGCATGGCTGGTATTGGCATAGGGAAATGTTATGTATTGAAAAATGAAGCAGACAAAGGCATTCCTTACCTGGAAGAAGCTCTGGAAGATGCAAAGAGGCTGGGTGGAGAAGAAGATGTGCTGAATTCTATGGCCAATGCTTATTACAAAACAGGCAATACGGGGCAGGCATTGAAATACTGCAGGCAGGCCATATCAGTAGCTACACAAAAAAACACTCGCCCCGCATTGGCGCACGCCTATATCATCATGGGTAAGATATACAACAGTACCCACGACCCCGCAACAGCTGTTCAATACCTGCAACAAGCTGTAAGCATCACACGCGAAACAGGCGCCCGCGAAGAAGAAAAAGAGGCCTGGGAGCAATTGAGTATAGCATGGACAGCCATGCACCACACAGACCGTGCATTTGATGCCTACAAACAATTCATAGCCCTGAAAGACAGCCTGTATAGTGCCAACAAAGCCAAAGAAATGACTCGGCTGATGATGCAGGGTGACTTTGACAGACAACGTGCTGCAGACAGTGTGCAGCAGGCAGCCTCCAAAGTTCGTGCTGCGCAAAAGCTCCGCCGTCAGAGAAATTATACGTATACCGGCATTGCCGCTGTGCTGGTACTGTTAGGGTTCTCATTCGTAATAATGAAAGAACGCAAAAAATCAGATAAATTGTTATTGAACATATTACCGGTACATGTAGCTGATGAACTGAAAAGCAAAGGTGATGTACAGGCAAAACGCTTTGACAATGTAACCATACTGTTTACCGATTTTGTCAGTTTCACAACCGTGTCAGAAAGACTGAGCCCGGAAGAACTGGTGGCTGAGCTACATGCCTGTTTCAAGGTATTCGACGATATTACACAACGCCATGGCATCGAGAAAATAAAAACAGTAGGAGACGCTTACCTCGCGGCAGCAGGCCTGCCGTCACCGGATGCGCAACATGCTGAACATACAGTACAGGCAGCCATTGAAATAAGAGATTTTATGGCACAACGAAAAAAAGAAATGGGCGACCGTACATTCGGAATTCGTATAGGCATCAATACAGGAACTGTAGTTGCCGGCATAGTGGGGGTGCGTAAGTTTGCCTACGATATATGGGGCGACTCTGTGAACACGGCGGCAAGGATGGAACAGAACAGCGAGCCGGGAAAAATAAATATTGCTGAGGCTACTTATCAGCTGGTAAAAGATAAGTTCGACTGCTCCTTCCGTGGTGAGCACAGCGCCAAGAACAAAGGGCTTTTGAAAATGTATTTTGTTCTTGGCGCCAAAGCATAA
- a CDS encoding sodium:solute symporter family protein, with protein sequence MAWIDIVIFAVYFLLMLGVGFYFLHRNEDERDYYTGGGDMKPGHVGLSVVATDVGGGFSIGLGGLGFTMGLSGSWLLFTGLIGAWISAALLIPKVFDWQKSHGKHFLTLPQVFGFLYDKRVAFVAAIISIVGYTGFTSSQLLAGAKLTSATFPEMSTQEMLWIMGAIAVGYTMMGGMKAVIYTDTIQWIILLTGLMGIAIPMTWIALGGMDGIRPYLTDDMLSLANITWQDIVNWTVTVVPIWFVGMTLYQRIFACKDVKTARKAWYIAGVLEWPFMAFTGVLLGMLANVAIQKGVVPGGMIADSELGLPMLIKNILPAGLTGLVLAAYFSAVLSTADSCLMAASGSVVGDIVPRGMKGQHKQVVRFSQVSTLAIGVFAILLASVMENVLQLMLYAYSFMVSGLCVPVLAAVFVKKRYPQPAFVSMVVGGVLTISLIISGVSLPWGLDANIFGLSAAALSYVIVHQLFDKE encoded by the coding sequence ATGGCCTGGATAGACATAGTCATATTTGCTGTTTACTTTTTGCTGATGCTTGGAGTGGGTTTTTATTTCCTGCACCGCAACGAGGATGAGCGCGATTACTACACCGGGGGTGGCGACATGAAACCCGGCCATGTAGGTCTGAGCGTTGTAGCTACAGATGTAGGTGGCGGTTTCTCAATCGGGCTGGGTGGTTTGGGCTTTACAATGGGTTTGTCAGGTTCATGGTTGTTGTTTACCGGTTTGATAGGCGCATGGATAAGTGCTGCTTTGCTGATACCCAAGGTATTTGACTGGCAGAAGTCGCACGGCAAACATTTTCTTACGCTGCCACAGGTGTTTGGTTTCCTGTATGATAAGCGTGTGGCTTTTGTAGCGGCAATCATCAGCATTGTGGGTTATACAGGTTTCACCAGTTCGCAATTGCTGGCGGGCGCCAAACTTACCTCCGCCACATTTCCGGAAATGAGCACGCAGGAGATGTTGTGGATCATGGGAGCTATAGCCGTAGGATATACCATGATGGGTGGTATGAAGGCTGTGATATATACCGATACGATACAATGGATCATACTGTTGACAGGTTTGATGGGCATCGCCATCCCCATGACATGGATAGCCCTTGGTGGTATGGATGGTATCCGTCCTTACCTGACCGATGATATGCTCAGCCTCGCCAATATCACCTGGCAGGATATCGTCAACTGGACGGTAACAGTAGTACCCATCTGGTTTGTAGGTATGACCTTATACCAGCGCATATTTGCCTGTAAAGATGTGAAGACGGCACGTAAGGCATGGTATATAGCAGGCGTGCTGGAATGGCCTTTTATGGCGTTCACGGGTGTGTTGCTGGGAATGCTGGCTAATGTGGCGATACAGAAAGGTGTAGTACCCGGTGGTATGATAGCGGACAGTGAACTGGGATTGCCCATGCTTATAAAGAATATCCTCCCCGCTGGACTTACAGGACTGGTACTGGCGGCATATTTTTCGGCTGTGCTTTCGACGGCTGATAGCTGCCTGATGGCAGCTTCCGGCAGCGTTGTAGGCGACATTGTGCCTCGCGGTATGAAAGGTCAACACAAGCAGGTGGTTCGTTTTTCGCAGGTGAGCACATTGGCCATTGGCGTATTTGCCATACTACTGGCATCGGTTATGGAGAATGTACTGCAACTGATGTTGTATGCCTACTCGTTTATGGTGTCCGGCCTGTGTGTACCTGTGTTGGCAGCGGTATTTGTAAAAAAGCGTTACCCCCAGCCCGCGTTCGTTAGTATGGTAGTTGGCGGTGTGCTTACCATCTCGCTCATTATTTCAGGTGTCAGTTTGCCATGGGGGTTAGACGCTAATATATTCGGCCTGAGTGCGGCTGCATTGAGTTATGTAATAGTTCATCAGCTGTTTGATAAAGAATAA